In Gracilimonas sp., a single window of DNA contains:
- the prfA gene encoding peptide chain release factor 1, producing the protein MEEKLKQIKSRFEEVNAAMSDPAVFDDPEKYTELTKERSDLEELVEDYDTWKDLKDRQEGNKELIEMNEDAEITEMARDENKEIKEELAELEEAIKMKLIPKDPEDSKNAIVEVRAGTGGDEAAIFAGDLFEMYRRYADKMGWKMSIMSINHSEKGGYKEIVFSLEGNEVFGKMKYESGVHRVQRVPDTESQGRVHTSAATVAVLPEVEDVDIDINPSDIRVDTFRASGAGGQHVNKTDSAIRLTHEPTGIVVECQEERSQHQNKEKAMTMLRAKMYDIELEQKQKERAAERKSQVSTGDRSAKIRTYNFPQGRFTDHRINLTLYDLDNIMKGGIDEAIEALRVQDNLEKLNALAEQ; encoded by the coding sequence ATAGAAGAAAAGCTAAAGCAGATAAAATCCCGGTTTGAAGAAGTAAATGCAGCTATGAGCGACCCTGCTGTATTTGATGATCCGGAAAAATATACTGAGTTGACCAAAGAGCGCAGCGATTTAGAAGAACTCGTTGAGGACTATGATACCTGGAAAGATCTCAAAGACCGGCAAGAAGGAAACAAAGAACTCATTGAGATGAATGAGGATGCCGAGATTACAGAGATGGCACGTGACGAGAATAAGGAAATCAAAGAGGAATTGGCTGAATTAGAAGAAGCCATCAAAATGAAGCTGATTCCCAAAGATCCGGAAGATTCCAAAAATGCCATTGTGGAAGTCAGAGCCGGAACGGGAGGAGATGAGGCAGCGATATTTGCCGGTGATTTATTTGAGATGTATCGTCGTTATGCAGATAAGATGGGATGGAAAATGAGCATCATGAGTATTAATCATTCTGAGAAGGGTGGATATAAAGAAATTGTGTTTTCGCTGGAAGGGAATGAAGTTTTTGGAAAGATGAAGTATGAAAGTGGCGTACATCGGGTGCAGCGCGTTCCTGATACCGAAAGTCAGGGCCGGGTTCATACCTCAGCTGCAACAGTAGCTGTACTCCCTGAAGTAGAAGATGTAGATATTGATATTAATCCGTCTGATATACGTGTGGATACATTCCGGGCGAGTGGGGCAGGAGGACAGCACGTTAACAAAACGGATTCTGCCATCCGTCTGACTCACGAGCCAACCGGTATTGTAGTAGAATGCCAGGAAGAGCGTTCTCAGCATCAGAATAAAGAGAAAGCTATGACCATGCTTCGGGCTAAGATGTACGACATAGAGCTGGAGCAGAAGCAGAAAGAGAGGGCTGCTGAACGAAAAAGCCAGGTTTCAACCGGTGACCGTTCCGCAAAGATTCGTACCTATAATTTCCCTCAGGGCCGGTTCACCGATCATCGCATCAATCTTACACTCTATGATCTGGATAATATCATGAAAGGCGGGATCGATGAAGCTATTGAAGCACTTCGGGTTCAGGATAATCTCGAAAAACTGAACGCCTTAGCTGAGCAATAA
- a CDS encoding phosphoenolpyruvate carboxykinase has protein sequence MSVDYKSHPKSKTGLDYLGLNENENVFWNLSPAELYEQAIIRGEAILTKDHALRVLTGKYTGRSPQDKYIVDQPSIHDDIDWGEINQPISEEIFDKLYEKTVNYLKDKDLFVKDLFCGADEKNRLNVRVVSEAAYHGLFSHNMFIRPSEEELKNHEPEFTVMAAPHLHANPEEDGTRTSTFILCNFEKKLIIIGGTLYSGEVKKGIFSVMNYLLPKKGVMAMHCSANHDENGKTAVFFGLSGTGKTTLSADPDKTLIGDDEHGWSDEGTFNFEGGCYAKTINLSEKNEPLIYATTKMPGTILENVVLDENREPDFDDVSLTQNTRCSYPLDYIPNASETGKGGHPENIIFLTADAFGVLPPISRLTPEQAMYHFISGYTAKVAGTERGVTEPQATFSACFGAPFMPLHPTVYAELLAEKIRKHGSKVWLVNTGWTGGEYGTGHRMKLPHTRRMLAEAIAGNLNDVEYIKDPVFGVQVPTSVDGVPSDVLIPRSTWADNDAYDAKAKKLAQMFLDNFKQFEDEASEELLAAAPIA, from the coding sequence ATGAGCGTAGATTATAAGTCGCATCCAAAAAGTAAAACAGGACTCGATTATCTGGGTCTAAACGAAAACGAAAATGTATTTTGGAATCTTTCACCGGCTGAATTATATGAACAGGCAATTATCCGCGGCGAAGCCATCCTCACTAAGGATCATGCTTTAAGAGTACTGACCGGGAAATATACCGGACGTTCTCCTCAGGATAAATATATTGTTGACCAACCCTCCATTCACGATGATATCGACTGGGGTGAAATCAACCAACCCATTTCCGAAGAGATTTTTGACAAGTTATATGAAAAGACTGTTAATTATCTAAAGGATAAAGATTTATTTGTTAAAGACCTTTTTTGTGGAGCCGATGAGAAAAATCGCCTGAATGTTCGGGTTGTCAGTGAAGCAGCTTACCATGGATTGTTTTCTCATAACATGTTTATCCGTCCTTCAGAAGAAGAACTTAAAAACCATGAGCCTGAATTTACCGTCATGGCAGCGCCACATTTGCATGCCAACCCTGAGGAAGACGGAACCCGCACCAGTACCTTTATACTTTGTAATTTTGAAAAGAAACTTATCATCATTGGTGGTACTCTGTATTCAGGTGAAGTAAAAAAAGGTATTTTCTCAGTAATGAATTATCTCCTTCCCAAAAAAGGAGTCATGGCCATGCACTGCTCTGCTAATCATGACGAAAATGGTAAAACTGCCGTATTTTTTGGTTTATCAGGAACAGGGAAAACAACGCTTTCGGCCGATCCTGATAAAACATTAATCGGTGATGACGAACACGGCTGGAGCGATGAGGGAACCTTCAATTTTGAAGGTGGCTGCTATGCTAAAACCATCAATCTTTCCGAAAAGAACGAACCCTTGATTTACGCTACGACAAAAATGCCGGGTACCATCCTGGAAAATGTTGTTTTAGATGAAAATCGCGAACCGGACTTTGATGACGTGAGCCTCACTCAAAATACCCGTTGCTCCTATCCCCTGGACTACATTCCAAATGCCAGCGAAACCGGGAAAGGCGGACATCCTGAAAATATTATCTTTTTAACAGCCGATGCTTTTGGCGTACTCCCTCCTATTTCCAGACTTACACCGGAGCAGGCAATGTATCATTTCATAAGTGGATACACTGCTAAAGTTGCGGGAACAGAGCGTGGAGTAACTGAGCCACAAGCCACGTTCTCAGCTTGTTTTGGAGCTCCTTTTATGCCATTACATCCTACTGTTTATGCTGAATTATTAGCTGAAAAAATCCGCAAACACGGTTCCAAAGTTTGGTTGGTAAATACCGGATGGACCGGCGGCGAATATGGAACCGGCCATCGCATGAAACTACCTCATACAAGACGTATGTTGGCAGAAGCCATTGCCGGTAATCTCAACGATGTGGAGTATATAAAAGACCCTGTGTTTGGAGTTCAGGTTCCTACCTCAGTTGATGGTGTGCCTTCTGATGTGCTTATCCCTCGTTCAACCTGGGCTGATAATGATGCCTATGACGCTAAAGCCAAAAAGCTGGCTCAAATGTTTCTAGACAATTTCAAGCAGTTTGAAGATGAGGCGAGTGAAGAATTATTAGCCGCTGCCCCTATTGCATAA
- a CDS encoding serine/threonine-protein kinase, whose protein sequence is MSESKWKKIEYIIDHVLDLKKKDRNSFIEQTCGDDPNLKNEVYQLLESISDSEGWLEDPETFKEGLFEDLSEDIKQISAQQSLIGTTLGSYTIKEQIGEGGMGAIYLAERSDGEFKHQVAVKIIRNGRGTKENIKRFKREQRILARLNHPGIAHLYDGGVTNDGFPYIIMEYVDGMPITEYCIIHRCTINQKIALFKQVLEALRNAHENLTIHRDLKPDNILIDQSGNVKILDFGISKLLLDDEDTILTKTGSRLLTPRYAAPEQIRQENITTATDLYALGVVLYKLLTDSDPIDLDDLTQYQVEQAIISEEPSKPSNKVSDPKLKKQLQGDLDAIVLKSIRKEPDSRYRVANDFLKDLNNFQEGLPVSAQEDSFRYRSLKFIKRNKQGISIAAGILILIVSFTGFYTNRITQERNTAQLEAEKSEEISSFVIGLLEQNYPENSRGDTITVRHILDKSIRDIQDIDKDPQVRAKLLQVIGHAYNTVGEPRKAKPILDQSIQILEEAGAKHTDLAHTYNVMGVITRDLGKLDSSKIYLQKAVNMFREVEETNMPEYPKALKNLAYVLRLNSEYEQASVLIEEALNIEYKIYEVPDVNIAESVYILASIHRYLGNYQDALEYQFTSLEMLEAMIQGPHPGIVANLSNIGTLYKILDRKTDSKKHYKKALAMAENLYGPNHPEVANLSSNISSIYIEEHKFDSAKTLIDRSVAITGNISGMKSSKYAHHLRKYGTLYYQKGEYIKADSIYSAVLNIFQSSYKPNHPEIASAKTNMAKAALAQNEHEKAQVLLKESLSIRQRNFPNDHPLIQSNIHNLIDVLRQINLNTEADSFQNLLLPEDKIVAEI, encoded by the coding sequence ATGAGTGAATCCAAGTGGAAAAAAATTGAATATATAATTGATCATGTTCTCGATCTGAAAAAAAAAGATCGAAATTCATTTATTGAACAAACTTGCGGGGATGATCCCAATCTCAAAAATGAAGTCTATCAACTGCTTGAATCAATTTCGGATTCTGAAGGCTGGCTGGAAGATCCCGAAACCTTTAAAGAAGGTTTATTTGAAGACCTGTCTGAGGATATTAAACAAATTTCAGCTCAACAGTCATTAATCGGCACCACACTTGGCTCATATACAATTAAAGAACAAATTGGAGAAGGTGGGATGGGAGCAATATATCTCGCTGAACGTTCGGATGGAGAATTCAAGCATCAAGTAGCTGTAAAAATTATTCGTAACGGAAGGGGTACTAAAGAAAACATAAAACGATTCAAAAGAGAACAGCGAATACTTGCCCGGTTAAATCATCCGGGTATTGCCCACCTTTATGACGGCGGTGTAACTAACGATGGGTTCCCATATATCATCATGGAATATGTTGATGGCATGCCTATAACCGAATATTGTATTATACATCGGTGTACGATTAACCAAAAAATTGCCCTTTTTAAACAAGTTTTGGAGGCGTTACGAAATGCACATGAAAACCTTACCATACATCGCGACCTCAAACCCGACAATATTCTGATAGACCAATCCGGCAACGTTAAAATTCTTGATTTTGGAATTTCCAAACTGTTGCTGGATGATGAGGATACCATATTAACCAAAACAGGTTCCCGGCTGTTAACCCCTAGATATGCAGCACCCGAGCAAATCCGTCAGGAAAATATAACGACTGCTACCGATCTCTATGCTCTGGGTGTGGTATTATATAAATTGCTTACCGATTCTGATCCTATTGATTTGGACGATCTTACCCAATATCAGGTAGAGCAAGCCATAATTTCGGAAGAGCCAAGCAAGCCAAGTAATAAAGTCTCCGATCCAAAACTCAAAAAACAGCTTCAAGGCGACTTGGATGCTATTGTCCTGAAATCTATTAGAAAAGAACCCGACTCAAGATATAGAGTGGCAAATGATTTTTTAAAAGATCTGAATAATTTTCAGGAAGGCCTTCCAGTGTCAGCTCAGGAAGATTCTTTTAGATATCGTTCTCTAAAATTTATAAAGCGTAACAAGCAGGGTATTAGTATCGCCGCCGGAATTTTAATTTTGATTGTATCTTTTACCGGTTTTTATACCAATAGAATAACTCAGGAAAGAAATACCGCTCAACTGGAAGCCGAAAAATCGGAAGAAATCAGCTCATTTGTAATTGGATTACTTGAACAAAATTACCCTGAAAATTCAAGAGGTGATACCATAACTGTTCGTCATATCCTTGATAAAAGCATCCGAGATATTCAAGATATTGACAAGGATCCCCAGGTAAGGGCAAAGCTTCTGCAAGTGATCGGGCACGCATATAATACCGTTGGCGAACCAAGAAAAGCAAAACCCATACTAGATCAATCCATTCAAATATTAGAAGAAGCGGGTGCTAAACACACTGATTTGGCACATACGTATAATGTAATGGGTGTCATAACCCGGGATCTGGGTAAACTTGATTCATCAAAAATTTATCTTCAGAAGGCCGTAAATATGTTTCGCGAAGTTGAAGAAACAAATATGCCGGAGTATCCCAAAGCTTTAAAGAACTTAGCTTATGTACTCAGGTTAAATTCCGAATATGAGCAAGCATCCGTTCTTATTGAAGAAGCCTTGAATATTGAATATAAAATTTATGAAGTTCCGGATGTAAATATTGCTGAATCCGTTTATATACTTGCATCCATACATCGATATTTGGGGAATTATCAGGATGCTTTAGAGTATCAATTTACATCACTGGAAATGCTTGAAGCCATGATTCAGGGGCCGCACCCGGGTATTGTTGCTAATCTTTCAAACATAGGAACTTTATATAAAATATTGGACCGGAAAACAGATTCAAAAAAACATTATAAAAAGGCACTCGCCATGGCTGAAAATCTGTATGGACCTAATCATCCTGAAGTAGCGAATCTCTCTTCTAATATTTCCAGTATTTACATAGAAGAACATAAATTTGATTCAGCAAAAACTCTAATTGACAGATCTGTAGCCATCACCGGTAACATATCAGGCATGAAAAGCTCTAAATATGCCCACCATTTAAGAAAATATGGCACACTTTATTATCAAAAAGGAGAATATATCAAGGCGGATTCTATTTATTCTGCAGTATTAAATATTTTCCAATCCAGCTACAAACCGAATCATCCTGAAATCGCCAGTGCTAAAACTAATATGGCAAAAGCAGCACTGGCTCAAAATGAGCATGAAAAAGCTCAAGTTTTATTAAAAGAATCTCTCTCAATCAGACAACGCAATTTCCCAAATGATCATCCTCTGATACAAAGTAATATTCATAACTTAATTGATGTACTCAGGCAAATTAATTTAAATACAGAAGCAGATTCTTTTCAAAACCTTCTTCTTCCTGAAGATAAAATTGTTGCCGAGATATAA
- a CDS encoding sigma-70 family RNA polymerase sigma factor, translating to MKKAEVTQLLVRLKSGENEAYDELYPLIYGELRKLAYGHMKRQSADHTLSKTELVHEAYLKMIDQTKINFNDKTHFLAIASKCMRQILIDHARKKHAQKRGGNNKDVTYIDEIFAVQKQKAQELINIDTALKELETLNKRLAEVVEMRFFGEMSIEDTAHALGISKSTVKRDWMKARGWLYKELKGKFKLD from the coding sequence ATGAAAAAAGCAGAAGTAACCCAGCTTTTAGTGCGTCTGAAATCAGGGGAAAACGAAGCCTATGATGAATTATACCCACTTATTTATGGGGAATTGCGGAAATTGGCTTATGGCCATATGAAGAGACAATCAGCTGATCACACCTTATCAAAAACCGAGCTGGTTCATGAAGCCTACTTAAAAATGATTGATCAGACTAAGATCAATTTTAATGATAAAACTCATTTTTTAGCGATTGCGTCTAAATGCATGCGCCAAATACTTATTGATCATGCCCGCAAGAAGCATGCTCAAAAACGCGGAGGTAATAATAAAGACGTTACTTATATCGATGAAATATTTGCAGTACAAAAACAAAAAGCTCAAGAACTCATCAATATTGACACCGCTTTAAAAGAACTGGAAACATTAAATAAACGCCTTGCAGAAGTTGTAGAAATGCGTTTTTTCGGGGAGATGAGTATTGAAGATACAGCCCACGCTTTGGGAATTTCAAAGAGTACGGTAAAACGAGACTGGATGAAAGCACGTGGATGGCTCTACAAAGAATTGAAAGGAAAGTTTAAACTCGATTGA
- a CDS encoding carbon-nitrogen hydrolase has translation MEKEKIFIGLVQTTASENPKDNLYRQMGLIREASEKGAHIVCLQELFNTPYFCVDYNEEYFNWAEPVNGDLVQSLSELAKELGIVIIAPFFEKRAKGVYHNSLVVIDADGSVLGSYRKTHIPDDPGFYEKYYFTPGDEDSGFKVFDTRFGKIGTLICWDQWYPEAARITALKGADILFYPTAIGTLSSEGKKEQKEYQDAWEIIQRSHAIANGCFVASVNRVGKESGSKFWGGSFIAGPFGQVLAKAGNKEEILITEIDLGAIEKHRKTWPFFRDRRIDLYKPILKRVDD, from the coding sequence ATGGAAAAAGAGAAAATATTTATAGGTTTAGTACAAACAACTGCCTCAGAAAATCCTAAGGATAATTTGTATCGACAAATGGGATTAATTCGAGAAGCTTCCGAGAAAGGTGCGCATATTGTTTGCCTTCAAGAGCTGTTTAATACCCCTTATTTTTGTGTAGACTATAATGAGGAGTATTTTAATTGGGCGGAGCCGGTGAACGGAGATTTAGTACAGAGCTTGAGTGAGTTAGCGAAGGAGCTGGGTATTGTAATTATCGCGCCTTTTTTTGAGAAAAGGGCAAAGGGTGTTTATCATAATTCCTTGGTTGTCATTGATGCTGATGGGAGTGTTTTGGGCAGCTACCGTAAAACACATATTCCTGATGACCCGGGGTTTTATGAAAAATATTACTTTACTCCCGGCGATGAAGATTCAGGGTTTAAGGTATTTGATACCCGATTTGGAAAAATAGGGACCCTGATTTGTTGGGATCAGTGGTATCCTGAGGCAGCCCGGATCACGGCCTTAAAAGGTGCTGATATTTTATTTTATCCAACTGCTATTGGTACACTTTCTTCCGAAGGAAAAAAAGAACAAAAAGAATATCAGGATGCCTGGGAAATAATACAACGAAGCCATGCCATTGCAAATGGCTGTTTTGTGGCTTCAGTAAATAGGGTAGGTAAAGAATCAGGTTCAAAATTTTGGGGCGGCTCATTTATAGCCGGGCCTTTCGGCCAGGTGTTGGCCAAAGCGGGAAATAAGGAAGAAATATTGATTACGGAAATTGACTTAGGGGCTATTGAAAAGCACCGGAAAACTTGGCCTTTCTTTCGAGATCGCAGAATTGATTTATATAAGCCAATTCTTAAAAGAGTGGATGATTAA
- a CDS encoding agmatine/peptidylarginine deiminase, translated as MSSKPAFLMPPEWHRHSATQLHWPSNRKTWPGERLERVEEVYCRIIEELHFYEPIHLFVENLKVRNHVMQKLSLRAVELDRVFIHQQKINDVWARDCGPIFVKEGDRYVITDWGYNAWGEKYPPWKDDNAIPEFIAAKFGMKRIEPGMILEGGSIDVNGNGALLTTESVLLNENRNPEFTKADIEKRLKKFLGVDQIIWLKEGLAGDDTDGHIDDITRWLNEDTVLTMICEDKGEVNYEVLQENLKILQSTKLKNGKSLNIETLPLPKTKIEGTTVDGSEYVPASYANFYVANGVVLVPVYDKKYDNQALHLLSKYFPGRKIIGIPCADLVWGQGAIHCITQQWYGI; from the coding sequence GTGAGCTCTAAACCAGCCTTTTTAATGCCGCCCGAATGGCATCGTCATTCAGCTACACAACTTCATTGGCCTTCAAATCGAAAAACCTGGCCGGGTGAACGGTTGGAGAGGGTAGAAGAAGTGTATTGTCGGATAATTGAGGAACTCCATTTCTATGAGCCCATTCATCTGTTCGTAGAGAATCTTAAAGTCAGAAACCATGTGATGCAGAAACTTTCACTCAGGGCTGTTGAGCTGGATCGGGTTTTTATACATCAACAAAAAATAAACGATGTTTGGGCAAGAGATTGTGGGCCTATTTTTGTTAAGGAAGGTGATAGATATGTGATCACCGATTGGGGATATAACGCCTGGGGTGAGAAATATCCACCATGGAAAGATGATAATGCAATTCCTGAATTTATAGCCGCTAAGTTTGGAATGAAGCGGATTGAACCCGGGATGATACTGGAAGGCGGGTCCATAGATGTTAATGGTAATGGAGCTTTGTTGACTACAGAGTCTGTATTACTAAATGAAAATCGAAACCCGGAATTTACCAAAGCAGATATTGAGAAAAGGTTGAAAAAATTCTTGGGAGTTGATCAAATTATATGGCTAAAAGAAGGCCTGGCCGGAGATGATACAGACGGCCATATAGATGATATAACCCGCTGGTTAAATGAAGATACCGTTCTCACTATGATCTGTGAGGATAAAGGTGAGGTCAATTATGAGGTGCTTCAGGAAAATCTTAAAATACTTCAGTCTACGAAGCTGAAAAATGGAAAATCATTGAATATTGAAACATTACCCCTTCCCAAGACAAAAATTGAGGGTACTACGGTAGATGGTTCAGAATATGTGCCGGCAAGTTATGCAAATTTTTATGTTGCCAACGGAGTGGTTTTAGTACCCGTTTATGATAAGAAATATGACAATCAGGCTCTTCATCTTCTTAGTAAATATTTTCCGGGGCGAAAAATTATTGGTATTCCTTGTGCTGATTTGGTGTGGGGACAGGGGGCCATCCACTGTATTACACAACAATGGTACGGCATCTAG
- a CDS encoding M20/M25/M40 family metallo-hydrolase has translation MYHSTLVMLLVTAGLLISSCNTRTEVTEQNVSRIIQTLSSDEMKGRHAFENEIEDAADFIANEFKQIGLSPLPGNTDFRQNFSLYSIKPAETTVSINNEELDSKYYFGMAKTEQINWETGDTDLKYISKEDTYREKFQEFTEDSKSSVIVVSKAHSKWFHRYRSYYTRSNFAFELDMQPNDVFVLYDKRIQNMSIHLKNDIETIDLFNVAGMIEGEKTDEIVLFSAHYDHIGVMSPVRGDSIANGANDNASGVAGVIELARYFENRSKPQRTLYFVGFTAEEVGGYGSRYFCKQLNPNEIVAMINLEMIGKPAIEGPNTAWITGFEYSSLGEILQNNIQDSDFEFYPDPYPNQNLFYRSDNVTLARLGVPAHSISTTPIDIDQDYHRVTDEFNTLHIPHTTNTIQAVATAVEAIVSGEKTPTRIPIESVN, from the coding sequence ATGTATCACTCTACGTTGGTAATGCTGTTAGTAACAGCTGGCTTGCTGATTTCATCGTGCAACACACGCACTGAAGTCACTGAGCAAAACGTATCCCGTATTATACAAACCCTTAGTTCCGATGAGATGAAGGGGCGGCATGCCTTTGAAAATGAGATAGAGGATGCTGCAGATTTCATAGCTAATGAATTCAAACAAATCGGACTCTCTCCCCTTCCCGGTAACACTGATTTCCGGCAGAATTTCAGCCTCTATTCCATAAAACCGGCCGAAACTACTGTTAGTATTAATAATGAGGAACTGGATAGCAAATATTATTTCGGTATGGCTAAGACAGAACAAATAAACTGGGAAACAGGAGATACAGATTTAAAATATATTTCGAAAGAAGATACCTACCGTGAAAAATTTCAAGAATTCACTGAAGACTCAAAATCTTCAGTGATTGTAGTTTCCAAAGCTCATTCTAAGTGGTTTCACAGATATCGTTCTTACTACACCCGGTCCAACTTTGCCTTTGAGTTGGACATGCAGCCAAATGACGTCTTTGTTTTGTATGACAAACGAATACAAAATATGAGTATCCATTTAAAAAATGATATAGAAACGATTGACTTGTTTAATGTAGCCGGGATGATTGAAGGTGAAAAAACAGATGAAATTGTACTATTCTCTGCTCATTATGACCATATTGGTGTCATGTCGCCTGTACGTGGAGATTCAATTGCCAATGGTGCCAATGATAATGCCTCAGGAGTAGCCGGGGTAATTGAATTGGCTCGTTATTTTGAAAACCGTTCAAAACCTCAACGAACCTTATACTTTGTAGGCTTTACTGCAGAAGAAGTAGGTGGGTATGGTTCCAGGTATTTCTGCAAACAGCTAAATCCAAATGAGATTGTGGCTATGATCAATTTAGAAATGATTGGCAAACCCGCTATTGAAGGACCCAATACGGCTTGGATAACCGGTTTTGAGTATTCTTCTTTGGGAGAGATTTTGCAAAATAATATTCAGGATTCCGATTTTGAATTCTACCCCGACCCTTATCCCAATCAAAATTTGTTCTACCGGTCAGATAACGTAACACTGGCCCGGCTTGGCGTACCTGCCCATAGCATTAGCACAACACCCATTGATATAGATCAGGATTACCACCGGGTTACAGATGAGTTTAATACATTACATATCCCACACACTACAAATACAATACAGGCAGTTGCAACTGCTGTTGAGGCAATTGTTTCAGGTGAAAAAACCCCGACCAGAATTCCCATTGAATCGGTCAATTAG